A region of Pirellulales bacterium DNA encodes the following proteins:
- a CDS encoding PEP-CTERM sorting domain-containing protein, giving the protein MFRGPFLACALVGTAILIVASEVRADTSQTAAVSGSAAQLTAAGFPGLNGAAVNVGVIEAGGLANASYGVANPAPTGFTFNNAANTQTTTISFQMQLPNGNPDLPGARFNFPDLGGGNLANGGNALPAGMAVGNHASEVTGVIMGTGVTGVGDRGIATSSFIEMTAFAGSNNQATLQTNSSQEVFNSLNAAPFGQDVQVANMSWGLVNPVVPAANANAYLNAVGYIQAVDGTGTPLYLNATKNGTTTSAAAALKYSNGNAVPMVALTATSGIPVASNNGSSFSSMFTDWAAAKFNSLLVIAGNESNPVTTAAFNATQGYFAPTTVGSAPALHLQAGSPSDDYNSINVGATGQRGAFNGAGQFIPNGTGPLNYGVNSAYNTTNITGGSAIALGSGATNGISPITGYGRLKTDIVAPGGDPGNPANFGAAGTAGTPASFGTAGGLSFGDQFTSTAGGVLRTRTVKTKPGGVVTSQSSTDDTYFGQPLGAPPANSNDVTTNSNYDFGFDGANVDPDGEAGTSFAAPLVTGAASLIYQYGNDNFVPALHSEAVDHRVIKAIILNGATHTYNGQNLMETNGTTPWTRLAGAGTTPVLQGTNILQYPGTALPKVRPGLDPQLGTGMLNVVNSLKNYAAGEQAPGLVNPVGWDSETVKTTATPNSIVDAYTINVPIAGLFQATLDWDDAINNANGGTAGVNGSGTFNGTNTFSRLNLTDLDLYLFSVNPADGSLIQVFDYSTSDIDNVEYLYDNLPAGTYQLDVADAQYAPPSDTVYGLAWTAVPEPASFVLMAVAGVLVLAYRRRRALITTACS; this is encoded by the coding sequence ATGTTTCGAGGGCCATTTCTTGCGTGCGCGCTGGTTGGAACGGCGATTTTAATTGTTGCTTCTGAAGTTCGGGCTGATACTTCGCAAACCGCCGCCGTGAGCGGCAGCGCTGCACAGCTTACGGCTGCCGGATTTCCGGGCCTCAATGGGGCCGCCGTTAATGTTGGTGTGATCGAAGCCGGGGGCCTTGCTAACGCCTCCTACGGCGTGGCCAACCCTGCACCGACCGGGTTCACCTTCAACAACGCCGCGAACACGCAAACGACCACGATCAGCTTCCAAATGCAGTTGCCCAACGGCAACCCCGATCTTCCCGGCGCCCGCTTTAACTTTCCGGATTTGGGTGGCGGCAACCTTGCCAACGGCGGCAATGCGTTGCCCGCTGGCATGGCGGTTGGCAATCACGCCTCGGAAGTGACCGGAGTCATCATGGGCACGGGTGTAACTGGTGTCGGCGACCGCGGCATCGCCACTTCGTCGTTCATCGAAATGACAGCGTTCGCTGGTAGTAATAACCAAGCCACGCTACAAACGAACAGCTCCCAGGAGGTCTTCAACTCGCTGAACGCCGCACCATTTGGGCAGGACGTTCAGGTGGCGAACATGAGTTGGGGCCTGGTGAACCCGGTTGTCCCGGCAGCGAATGCCAACGCCTACCTCAATGCCGTTGGCTACATTCAGGCAGTCGATGGGACGGGCACTCCCCTGTACCTCAACGCAACGAAGAATGGCACTACGACCAGTGCAGCAGCCGCCCTAAAATACAGCAACGGCAACGCCGTTCCCATGGTCGCCCTGACCGCCACCAGCGGGATTCCGGTTGCCAGCAATAATGGCAGCTCGTTTTCATCGATGTTCACCGATTGGGCTGCCGCTAAGTTTAACTCGCTGCTGGTGATCGCCGGCAACGAATCCAATCCCGTCACCACGGCCGCGTTCAACGCCACCCAGGGCTACTTCGCCCCAACAACCGTCGGCTCCGCCCCGGCCCTCCACCTTCAGGCCGGTTCCCCCTCCGACGATTACAACTCCATTAACGTCGGCGCCACCGGACAACGCGGAGCGTTCAACGGCGCCGGCCAATTCATTCCCAACGGCACCGGCCCGCTGAATTACGGCGTCAATTCCGCCTACAACACGACCAACATTACCGGCGGTTCCGCCATCGCGCTGGGCTCCGGCGCGACCAACGGCATTAGTCCGATCACCGGCTATGGCCGACTCAAAACAGACATTGTTGCGCCCGGCGGCGACCCGGGTAACCCCGCAAACTTCGGCGCCGCTGGCACCGCCGGCACGCCGGCAAGCTTCGGCACGGCGGGCGGGCTCTCCTTCGGCGACCAATTCACATCCACCGCCGGCGGCGTGTTGAGAACGCGCACCGTAAAAACCAAACCGGGCGGCGTGGTGACCAGCCAATCCTCGACCGACGACACCTACTTCGGCCAGCCACTGGGAGCCCCCCCCGCCAATTCCAACGACGTTACCACGAACAGCAACTACGACTTCGGCTTCGACGGGGCGAATGTAGATCCCGACGGCGAAGCGGGCACCAGCTTCGCTGCGCCGCTGGTCACAGGCGCCGCATCGCTGATTTACCAATACGGCAACGACAACTTCGTCCCCGCTCTCCACTCCGAAGCCGTCGATCACCGCGTGATCAAAGCCATTATTTTGAACGGCGCCACGCACACCTATAACGGCCAGAACCTCATGGAGACCAACGGCACCACCCCGTGGACCCGCCTGGCCGGCGCGGGCACGACTCCCGTGCTGCAAGGAACCAATATTCTCCAATACCCGGGCACTGCCCTTCCGAAGGTCCGCCCGGGACTTGATCCGCAACTGGGCACCGGCATGCTCAACGTTGTCAACAGCCTCAAAAACTACGCCGCCGGAGAACAAGCCCCCGGTCTGGTCAACCCCGTGGGCTGGGATTCGGAAACCGTCAAGACCACGGCTACTCCGAATTCCATCGTGGATGCTTACACCATCAACGTTCCCATCGCCGGCCTGTTCCAAGCCACTCTCGACTGGGACGATGCCATTAATAACGCCAACGGCGGCACCGCCGGCGTTAACGGCAGCGGCACCTTCAACGGCACCAACACTTTTTCCCGACTGAACCTCACCGACCTGGATTTGTATTTGTTCTCAGTCAATCCCGCCGATGGTTCGCTGATACAGGTTTTTGACTATTCCACGAGCGATATCGACAACGTCGAATACCTCTACGACAACCTTCCCGCCGGCACTTACCAACTGGACGTCGCCGATGCCCAATATGCTCCGCCTAGCGACACCGTCTACGGGTTAGCATGGACTGCGGTGCCCGAGCCGGCCAGCTTTGTGCTGATGGCCGTGGCCGGAGTGCTGGTTTTGGCATACCGCCGTCGACGAGCACTGATAACTACTGCTTGTTCGTAA
- a CDS encoding MFS transporter, translating into MSNVASNGRKEISRLRDLSPTQWKSGLAAWLGWLFDGLDMHLYTPVALPFVALLLSQQLGRPVDTHEDIVAQHSSWIQAAFLVGWAVGGTFFGRIGDRLGRSRALALTIFTYALFTGLSFFAQAWQQLFAFRFLAALGIGGEWAVGASLLSETWPPRWRPWIAAVLQTGVNIGTLLAGLASVILLSWGKLPNRSVFLVGILPALLVLWIRWAVPEPEEWEFAKRRAAADQPRFRELFRRPARRTTVLVITVCATALSGHWAFMFWFQQQLRHLPDVATWTEADQSGLVGRALVWVMVLSIMGNFLAGWMARVMGYRRSISLLCAAYFLSMFLAYGVPRDHTATWWWLIGPGISQGVFALFTMYVPPLFPTLLRTTGAGFCYNIGRVAAAFGTVYFGSFGQAGDYRLALFYSGFLFVPAAAVALLLPEGPSEMGTAS; encoded by the coding sequence ATGTCTAACGTCGCTTCGAACGGCCGGAAGGAAATCTCTCGCCTGCGTGATCTTTCGCCCACGCAATGGAAATCTGGCCTGGCGGCGTGGTTGGGCTGGCTGTTCGACGGCCTGGACATGCACTTGTACACGCCGGTGGCGCTGCCCTTTGTGGCGCTGCTGCTGAGCCAGCAGTTGGGGCGGCCGGTCGATACGCACGAAGATATTGTGGCGCAGCACAGCAGCTGGATTCAGGCTGCGTTTTTAGTTGGCTGGGCCGTGGGAGGCACATTTTTCGGCCGCATTGGCGATCGCTTGGGACGCAGCCGGGCGTTGGCACTGACGATATTCACGTATGCGCTGTTCACAGGATTATCGTTTTTCGCGCAAGCCTGGCAGCAGTTGTTTGCGTTTCGCTTTTTAGCGGCGCTGGGCATTGGCGGCGAATGGGCCGTAGGCGCTTCGCTGCTTTCCGAAACATGGCCGCCGCGCTGGCGACCGTGGATTGCCGCCGTGCTGCAAACGGGCGTGAACATTGGGACGCTGTTAGCAGGCTTGGCCAGCGTGATTTTGCTTTCGTGGGGGAAGTTGCCGAATCGGTCTGTATTTTTGGTGGGCATTTTGCCGGCGCTATTGGTGCTGTGGATTCGTTGGGCCGTGCCGGAGCCGGAAGAATGGGAGTTTGCAAAACGGCGCGCGGCGGCAGATCAACCCCGCTTCAGAGAATTGTTTCGCCGGCCGGCGCGGCGGACCACCGTGCTGGTGATTACGGTTTGCGCCACGGCGCTGTCGGGGCACTGGGCATTTATGTTCTGGTTTCAACAGCAGCTGCGCCACTTGCCCGACGTGGCCACGTGGACCGAAGCAGACCAAAGCGGGCTGGTCGGCAGGGCCTTGGTATGGGTGATGGTGCTGTCGATTATGGGAAATTTTTTGGCCGGCTGGATGGCCCGAGTGATGGGGTACCGGCGGTCGATCTCGCTGTTGTGCGCGGCGTATTTTCTGTCGATGTTTTTGGCTTACGGCGTGCCCCGCGATCATACAGCCACGTGGTGGTGGCTGATTGGGCCGGGCATTTCGCAAGGAGTGTTTGCCCTATTCACGATGTACGTGCCGCCGCTATTTCCGACGTTGCTGCGCACCACAGGAGCGGGATTTTGCTACAACATTGGCCGCGTGGCCGCGGCGTTTGGCACGGTGTATTTCGGCAGCTTTGGACAGGCGGGCGATTATCGGCTGGCACTGTTCTATTCGGGCTTTTTGTTTGTGCCAGCTGCGGCAGTGGCGCTGCTGCTGCCCGAAGGACCTAGTGAGATGGGTACAGCATCATGA
- a CDS encoding tetratricopeptide repeat protein codes for MFDPLLRPRPRLISALALCCVLPLLALHPVAAQQASQPPAQPQGPTPPANNSTAPQSPAGEKPQTKYTSQQQQQLDRANSLLNQVSKLNDQGKYVDAIPLAAEAIKLRKAALGPIDDHLIANGAAWLGFVQQHAGKYAEALANFQQALTIDEKALGSDDCEVATDLNNLAGLYQDQGNYAEALPLYQRSLKIREKALGPDHTDVSQSLNNLAGLYQDQGNYADALPLFQRAIKIDEKALGPDHLFVATDVNNLALVYQDLGNYAEALPLFQRALKIYEKAFGPDHPDVAQILNNLAGLYTYQENYAEALPLYQRALKIGEKSLGPEHPGLATKLNSLAMLYHTQGSYSEALPLYQRALKIRETALGPDHPDVAQSLNLMAFLYDARGQGAQAEPLSHRALTILRGQLERTAVIQSERQQLQMAELVRYALDEYLTISHDAETPAEQAYAEVLAWKGSVSARQQAMRQLRASSHDPKVAALYAQLADTARQLDSLSRATPKPDQADDYKHNLAELNEKLETLQQQLAATSADYRRQLAEQKLTPADLQRVLPTGSVLVDFLEYWNSQPPKKKEQNTTGEQWLAAFVVRRDQPIQWIELGPSKPIAELVDHWRESYSAEDGAQLRKLVWQPLEEKLSDAKTVLVSPDGALDRFPLAALPGKKEGTYLIEDVAIATVPIPRLLPELLALNSPSPRPSPATASLRPARGEGAEKSPSLLTVGEVDFKAALTPLPQAEQLVLRAPQNQNGHWRFDPLPGTRAEIVAINDSFEQRFPDAQHKSLRKDQATKQAVCEAMPHYAYLHLATHGFFTPPGYRSALVDESGKEKTAGAEMRSAALDVAGYHPDVLSGLALAGANQQAEPGQDDGILTALAVEELDLSHVQLATLSACQTGLGQTAGGEGVLGLQRAFQLAGARSTVATLWKIPDKASQLLMTDFYENLWDSGKHFSRLEALRQSQLKMLREGANRGIELPDDNTASSNNTGSSKPTHDGRMPPFYWAAFELSGDWR; via the coding sequence ATGTTCGATCCTCTTCTTCGCCCCCGCCCCCGCCTCATCAGCGCACTGGCCCTCTGCTGTGTCCTTCCGCTCCTTGCCCTCCACCCCGTCGCCGCCCAGCAGGCATCCCAACCGCCGGCTCAACCACAAGGACCAACGCCGCCGGCAAATAACAGCACTGCGCCCCAATCGCCCGCTGGCGAAAAACCACAAACCAAATACACCTCCCAGCAACAACAACAGCTCGATCGGGCCAATAGTTTGCTAAATCAAGTCAGCAAACTGAACGATCAAGGCAAATACGTCGATGCCATTCCGCTGGCCGCGGAAGCAATCAAGCTCCGTAAAGCGGCTTTGGGACCGATCGATGATCACCTAATTGCCAATGGTGCTGCTTGGCTCGGATTCGTGCAGCAGCATGCCGGCAAGTATGCTGAGGCACTGGCAAATTTTCAGCAAGCTTTGACGATAGACGAAAAGGCACTTGGTTCTGATGATTGCGAAGTTGCTACCGACCTCAACAACTTGGCCGGGCTGTACCAAGATCAGGGAAACTACGCCGAGGCGCTCCCCCTGTACCAGCGGTCCTTGAAGATTCGTGAAAAAGCCTTGGGCCCCGATCATACCGACGTAAGCCAAAGTCTCAACAACCTGGCCGGGCTGTATCAAGATCAGGGAAACTACGCAGACGCTCTGCCTTTGTTTCAGCGGGCCATCAAGATTGATGAAAAAGCTCTCGGCCCCGATCATCTGTTTGTCGCCACCGACGTCAACAACCTGGCCTTGGTGTACCAAGATCTGGGAAATTACGCCGAGGCGCTTCCTCTCTTCCAGCGGGCCTTAAAAATCTATGAAAAAGCTTTCGGCCCCGATCACCCCGATGTTGCCCAAATTCTGAACAACTTGGCCGGGCTGTATACCTATCAGGAGAATTATGCCGAGGCGCTACCGCTGTATCAGCGGGCCTTGAAGATTGGTGAGAAATCCTTGGGGCCCGAACATCCCGGTTTAGCCACAAAGCTAAACAGCCTCGCCATGCTGTACCATACGCAGGGTAGTTACAGCGAAGCGCTGCCGCTCTACCAGCGGGCCTTGAAGATTAGAGAAACGGCTCTCGGCCCCGATCATCCCGACGTAGCCCAAAGCCTCAACCTCATGGCATTTCTTTACGACGCCCGGGGCCAGGGTGCACAAGCGGAGCCCCTTTCGCACCGGGCGCTGACCATTTTGCGCGGACAGTTGGAGCGGACTGCCGTTATTCAATCGGAGCGGCAACAACTGCAAATGGCCGAATTAGTGCGGTACGCGCTCGACGAGTACTTAACAATTTCTCACGATGCAGAAACTCCGGCTGAACAAGCTTATGCCGAAGTGCTAGCCTGGAAGGGTTCTGTTTCAGCTCGGCAACAGGCGATGCGGCAATTGCGTGCCAGTTCACACGATCCCAAAGTGGCTGCTTTGTACGCTCAATTGGCCGATACCGCTCGGCAATTAGATAGCCTTTCCCGCGCCACTCCCAAGCCCGATCAAGCTGACGACTACAAGCACAACCTGGCGGAATTGAATGAGAAGCTGGAAACATTGCAGCAACAGCTCGCCGCGACGAGTGCCGATTATCGCCGGCAACTCGCGGAGCAAAAACTTACGCCGGCCGATTTGCAGCGTGTGCTGCCGACAGGCTCGGTGCTAGTCGATTTTTTAGAATACTGGAATTCCCAACCACCGAAGAAAAAAGAACAAAATACAACGGGGGAGCAATGGCTGGCGGCGTTTGTCGTGCGGCGAGATCAACCGATCCAGTGGATTGAACTAGGCCCATCCAAACCGATTGCCGAGTTGGTTGACCACTGGCGGGAAAGTTATTCGGCCGAGGATGGGGCCCAGCTGCGGAAACTCGTTTGGCAGCCGCTGGAAGAGAAACTGTCGGATGCTAAGACCGTGCTGGTTTCGCCTGATGGCGCGCTCGACCGGTTTCCACTGGCCGCGCTACCGGGCAAAAAAGAGGGAACGTATTTAATTGAAGATGTGGCCATTGCCACCGTTCCCATTCCGCGCTTGCTGCCGGAATTGCTGGCGCTGAATTCCCCCTCACCCCGGCCCTCTCCCGCCACGGCGAGTCTTCGACCCGCCAGGGGAGAGGGAGCAGAAAAATCGCCTTCACTCCTCACGGTCGGTGAAGTCGATTTCAAAGCGGCCCTGACGCCATTGCCGCAAGCCGAGCAATTGGTCCTGCGTGCGCCGCAAAATCAAAACGGCCATTGGCGATTCGATCCGCTCCCCGGCACTCGGGCGGAAATCGTCGCCATCAACGATTCATTCGAGCAGCGCTTTCCCGACGCCCAGCACAAATCGCTGCGGAAAGATCAGGCCACCAAGCAGGCGGTGTGCGAGGCCATGCCGCATTATGCTTATTTGCACCTGGCAACGCATGGCTTTTTCACTCCACCGGGCTATCGCTCGGCGCTAGTGGATGAAAGTGGCAAAGAGAAAACTGCCGGCGCGGAAATGCGATCTGCCGCGCTCGACGTGGCCGGTTACCATCCCGATGTCCTCTCCGGCTTGGCGCTGGCCGGCGCGAATCAGCAGGCTGAGCCGGGCCAAGACGACGGCATTCTGACGGCGCTGGCGGTGGAAGAACTCGATTTAAGCCACGTGCAGTTGGCCACGCTCTCGGCCTGTCAAACCGGCCTGGGCCAAACCGCCGGCGGCGAAGGAGTGCTGGGCCTGCAACGGGCGTTTCAATTGGCCGGAGCCCGCAGCACCGTGGCCACGCTGTGGAAGATTCCCGACAAAGCCAGTCAACTGCTGATGACCGATTTCTACGAAAACCTGTGGGACTCGGGCAAGCATTTCTCGCGGCTGGAAGCCTTGCGGCAATCGCAACTGAAAATGTTGCGCGAAGGAGCCAACCGCGGCATAGAACTGCCCGATGACAACACAGCGTCAAGTAACAATACAGGGTCGAGCAAACCAACCCACGACGGCCGCATGCCCCCCTTCTACTGGGCCGCCTTCGAACTTTCCGGCGACTGGCGGTAA
- a CDS encoding deoxyribonuclease IV — MIRAFITPGSFAAAIVARVSRVGGNNSLAMGTIGRKFNLLCHHAGRGGSRFSRAGGGHACSKPINFGARIKIGGKTGKTPPTVARSDFQPSPRAARSVILSLILIIPVVVMPILGAHQSIAGGYYRAAEHAAETGCDCVQLFTKNNNQWRAKAITEDDAAKFQAALAQHNIRHPLAHDSYLINLAAPDEALWRKSVEAFAVELLRAEQLGIPYVVMHPGSFTTSSEEAGLARIVQALDEVHEKVGQLRVCTLLENTAGQGSALGWRFEHLATILDGVKKTKRLAVCIDTCHLLAAGYPISTPKDYEATMRQLDDIVGLKLVKAIHLNDSKKDLGSRVDRHEHIGRGKIGLEGFRLLLNDSRFADVPMYLETPKEDEQGKDSGGKMDQMNLAMLRSLVKGTAT; from the coding sequence ATGATTCGAGCATTCATCACGCCTGGTTCATTTGCCGCAGCGATTGTCGCGCGAGTTAGCAGAGTAGGCGGCAACAATTCGCTGGCAATGGGCACTATCGGACGTAAATTCAATTTGTTGTGTCACCACGCCGGCCGCGGCGGCTCGCGATTTTCTCGAGCCGGCGGCGGACATGCCTGCTCAAAACCGATCAATTTTGGCGCGCGAATAAAAATCGGGGGCAAAACGGGCAAAACTCCACCGACGGTGGCCCGCAGCGATTTTCAGCCCTCCCCACGTGCGGCCCGGTCCGTTATTTTATCACTGATCCTAATCATCCCCGTGGTTGTTATGCCCATTCTTGGCGCCCATCAATCGATTGCCGGCGGATATTATCGGGCGGCGGAACATGCCGCCGAAACCGGCTGCGATTGCGTCCAGCTATTCACAAAGAATAACAATCAGTGGCGGGCCAAGGCGATTACTGAGGATGACGCGGCGAAATTTCAAGCGGCGCTGGCGCAGCACAACATTCGGCATCCGCTGGCGCACGATTCGTATCTCATTAATTTGGCGGCGCCGGACGAGGCCCTGTGGCGGAAGTCGGTGGAAGCATTTGCCGTGGAGCTGTTGCGGGCCGAGCAATTGGGCATTCCCTATGTGGTGATGCACCCGGGTTCGTTCACCACCAGCAGCGAAGAGGCCGGGCTAGCACGAATTGTGCAAGCCCTGGACGAAGTGCACGAAAAAGTTGGCCAGCTCCGGGTGTGTACGCTACTGGAAAATACGGCCGGGCAGGGGAGTGCACTGGGATGGCGTTTTGAGCATTTGGCGACGATTCTGGATGGTGTGAAGAAAACCAAACGATTGGCGGTGTGCATCGACACCTGCCACTTGCTGGCCGCAGGCTATCCGATATCTACACCGAAAGATTACGAAGCCACGATGCGGCAGCTCGACGACATCGTGGGTTTGAAATTAGTGAAAGCGATTCACTTGAACGACAGCAAAAAAGATTTGGGTTCGCGCGTTGATCGGCATGAGCACATTGGGCGCGGGAAAATTGGATTGGAAGGCTTTCGCTTGTTGCTGAACGATTCGCGATTTGCCGACGTGCCAATGTACTTGGAAACGCCCAAGGAAGACGAACAGGGAAAAGACAGTGGCGGAAAAATGGACCAGATGAACTTGGCCATGCTGCGCAGTTTAGTGAAAGGCACCGCAACATGA
- a CDS encoding Nramp family divalent metal transporter, with product MSTAQQPSLTPNRLASKSAFSGGDGKYSSRSLEGFHASVKLPPSDAGFWRQLRAFAGPALLVSVGYMDPGNWGTDLAAGAVYRYGLLWIIALSSFMAIFIQIIAARLGVVTGKDLAQACRDYYPKWARWPNWILCEVAIGACDLAEVLGSALALNLLFHIPLQWAVLITAFDVLLLLALQGMGMRLIEAVILALVVTIGGCYFIEIFVLPQTQPNFLEMGRALLSPGFRQEGMVVLAIGLIGATVMPHNLYLHSALVQSRKLPSDDKSKRRAIKFNSIDTVVALFAALLVNGAILVMAAIVFYGKDGVQIPGGKYIAFNANSDWIRDAYLTLAPLLGTGLASILFAVALLASGQSSTITGTLAGQVVMEGFMHWRIRPWIRRLITRTMAIIPAIFIIGIRGETNSVTSLINLSQVVLAMQLPLAMFPLLHFTSSKKWMGANRLGWFLLIVGWGSAILIIALDLYGLPDALQSAWAVIAGH from the coding sequence ATGAGTACCGCCCAGCAGCCTTCGCTAACGCCGAATCGACTCGCCTCTAAGTCGGCATTTTCTGGTGGCGATGGCAAATACAGCAGCCGATCGCTGGAAGGGTTCCACGCTTCGGTGAAGTTGCCCCCGTCCGATGCGGGCTTTTGGCGGCAACTGCGTGCTTTTGCCGGCCCGGCGTTGCTGGTCAGCGTCGGATACATGGATCCCGGCAACTGGGGCACCGATTTAGCGGCCGGCGCAGTGTATCGATACGGCCTGCTGTGGATTATCGCGCTCTCCAGTTTCATGGCGATTTTTATCCAAATTATTGCTGCGCGTCTGGGGGTTGTCACCGGCAAAGATTTAGCCCAGGCCTGCCGCGATTACTATCCCAAGTGGGCGCGCTGGCCGAATTGGATCTTGTGCGAAGTGGCCATCGGCGCTTGCGATTTGGCGGAAGTGTTGGGCAGCGCCCTGGCGCTCAATTTGCTATTTCATATTCCATTGCAGTGGGCGGTGTTAATCACCGCGTTTGACGTCCTCCTGTTGTTGGCGTTGCAAGGGATGGGAATGCGGTTGATCGAAGCCGTTATTTTGGCGCTGGTGGTCACTATCGGCGGCTGTTACTTCATCGAAATTTTCGTGTTGCCGCAAACACAACCCAACTTTTTGGAAATGGGCCGCGCGCTTTTGTCGCCCGGCTTTCGCCAGGAAGGAATGGTTGTTCTGGCCATCGGCTTGATCGGCGCAACGGTCATGCCGCACAATTTGTATCTTCATTCGGCGCTGGTTCAATCGCGAAAACTCCCTTCTGACGATAAATCGAAGCGTCGGGCCATCAAGTTCAACTCCATCGATACCGTGGTGGCATTGTTCGCTGCCCTGCTGGTAAACGGGGCGATTTTGGTGATGGCAGCCATCGTGTTTTATGGGAAAGATGGAGTGCAAATTCCCGGCGGAAAATATATTGCCTTCAACGCCAATTCCGATTGGATTCGTGATGCGTATTTAACCCTGGCGCCATTGTTAGGCACCGGCCTGGCGAGCATATTGTTTGCCGTGGCCCTGTTAGCCAGCGGACAAAGCAGCACCATCACCGGCACTTTGGCCGGACAAGTCGTCATGGAAGGCTTCATGCACTGGCGCATACGGCCTTGGATACGCCGGCTCATTACTCGTACCATGGCGATCATTCCAGCCATCTTTATCATTGGCATTCGCGGCGAAACCAATTCGGTGACCAGTCTCATCAATCTCAGCCAAGTGGTGCTGGCCATGCAGCTTCCGCTGGCCATGTTTCCCCTGCTGCACTTCACCAGCTCGAAAAAATGGATGGGCGCCAATCGCCTGGGTTGGTTCCTGCTGATCGTCGGTTGGGGCTCTGCCATTTTGATCATCGCCTTAGATTTGTACGGCCTGCCCGATGCACTTCAAAGCGCCTGGGCCGTGATTGCTGGTCATTAA
- a CDS encoding transporter: protein MAEPQSTLACDGDCPIVSCLTGSCFDANSGANQSDEQKEDEPKTSYGPCDCQPRKTLLQWSYGTTFSGGPPGMDEPLEADRPGFTISPVTVGKGVVQLETGYTFTLDNAGGIHQVEHDFPDTLWRIGMFADWFEWRIEYNYSIIDNTINNPPIPPIHQHFSGSQDLLLGCKLCLTPQEGILPEMGFLPQMSVPSGAPNITAGQVLPGLLWGYQWQVNKIISITGLTAITRAVDDVGTIFTEFDQALSVQYQLTPKLQGYTEWYVIAPNGRTTERTQHYADGGFAYHVTNNLQLDAECGVGLNAAANNFFAGSGAVVRF from the coding sequence ATGGCCGAGCCTCAATCTACACTGGCATGCGATGGGGATTGCCCAATTGTTTCTTGCTTGACAGGCAGTTGTTTCGATGCAAACAGCGGCGCCAATCAAAGCGATGAGCAAAAGGAAGACGAGCCGAAAACCAGTTATGGTCCCTGCGATTGCCAGCCTCGAAAGACACTGTTGCAATGGAGCTATGGAACCACATTTTCCGGCGGCCCACCGGGAATGGATGAACCACTGGAAGCGGACCGGCCAGGCTTCACCATTTCTCCCGTCACCGTTGGCAAAGGAGTTGTTCAATTAGAAACCGGCTACACATTCACACTCGACAACGCCGGTGGCATACACCAAGTGGAACACGATTTTCCCGACACATTGTGGCGAATCGGCATGTTTGCCGACTGGTTTGAATGGCGCATCGAATATAACTATTCGATTATTGATAACACCATTAATAACCCGCCGATACCGCCGATTCACCAGCATTTCAGCGGCAGTCAGGATTTACTTCTGGGCTGCAAACTCTGCCTCACGCCGCAAGAAGGGATTCTGCCAGAAATGGGATTTTTGCCGCAAATGAGCGTTCCCAGTGGCGCCCCAAATATTACTGCCGGCCAGGTGCTTCCTGGTTTGCTTTGGGGTTATCAATGGCAAGTGAACAAGATTATTTCGATCACCGGGCTAACTGCGATCACACGAGCCGTGGATGACGTTGGCACGATTTTTACCGAATTCGATCAAGCCCTTTCCGTCCAGTATCAATTAACGCCAAAGCTGCAGGGATATACCGAGTGGTACGTGATTGCCCCCAATGGCCGAACTACGGAGCGAACACAACACTACGCCGATGGTGGCTTCGCCTACCACGTTACCAACAATCTCCAGCTCGATGCCGAATGCGGCGTAGGCCTTAATGCTGCGGCAAATAACTTCTTCGCCGGCAGCGGTGCGGTTGTCCGGTTCTAA
- a CDS encoding GNAT family N-acetyltransferase: MGLTYFKRFRMEIDLRGRDFSDPLLPNRFYFVPWNVSHLEAHAETKYQSFRTEIDSNVFPCLGDFAGCLRLMEEIVAKPGFLPEATWLVACTGYETQFDGRMDPARFNLISNVPSRTGTLELRNVENRNCIVKYYGTVQGVFDRSGMGAIQNLGVVPEYRGLGLGTALMQQALAGFQKAGLNRAFLEVTAQNSSAVRLYKQLGFARSRTVYKVSQVAYV, encoded by the coding sequence ATGGGCCTGACATACTTCAAACGCTTCAGGATGGAAATTGATTTGCGGGGGCGAGATTTTTCCGACCCTCTATTACCAAATCGTTTTTATTTTGTGCCCTGGAATGTCTCCCATCTGGAAGCCCATGCGGAGACGAAGTATCAGAGTTTTCGCACAGAGATCGATTCCAACGTGTTTCCCTGCCTAGGTGACTTTGCCGGCTGCTTACGGTTAATGGAGGAAATTGTTGCCAAGCCCGGGTTTTTGCCTGAAGCCACTTGGCTGGTAGCTTGCACAGGTTATGAAACACAGTTCGATGGTCGCATGGATCCGGCGCGTTTCAATCTAATCAGTAACGTTCCGAGTCGAACAGGCACCCTCGAATTACGCAATGTTGAGAACCGCAACTGCATAGTTAAATATTATGGGACAGTTCAAGGCGTGTTTGACCGCAGCGGAATGGGGGCCATTCAAAACCTGGGCGTGGTGCCAGAATATCGCGGTCTCGGTTTAGGTACTGCTTTAATGCAACAAGCCTTGGCGGGCTTTCAAAAAGCAGGACTGAATCGGGCGTTTCTCGAAGTAACGGCGCAAAATTCCAGCGCCGTGCGGCTGTACAAGCAGTTAGGCTTTGCACGCTCTCGAACTGTGTACAAAGTGTCTCAAGTCGCTTACGTTTAG